A genome region from Bacillaceae bacterium IKA-2 includes the following:
- a CDS encoding aspartate aminotransferase family protein yields MKRDHLIKPILETEYPMVKYGKGVYLYDENNKKYLDGSSGAVTASIGHGVEEIINAMHEQAKKVSFVYRSQFTSEPAEALAKKLSEIMPGDLNWSFFVSSGSEATETAMKIAIQYWQEQGVYTKNKIISRWMSYHGITMGALSMSGHVGRRERFVSLLEDFPSVSAPYCYRCPFKLDYPSCDLLCASELERVIQRTGEDKIAAFIAEPIVGAAAAAVVPPAGYYEKIKEICDRYNILFIADEVMTGVGRTGEMLAIEHWKVQPDIVALGKGMSAGYTPIAATLVSDRVMEPILKGSKSIMSGHTYSANPQSAAVALAVLDFIEKHRLDELAVETGGYLKGKLEELAKKSSIIGDVRGKGLLLGIEFVANKIEKRSFNRALNISALVIRKSMSKGLLIYPANAGEEGVTGDAIIISPPLVITKIEVDELVAIFHAVVQEIEAELGLLNNGSLA; encoded by the coding sequence ATGAAACGCGACCATTTAATAAAACCAATCCTAGAAACGGAATATCCGATGGTAAAGTACGGAAAAGGGGTATACCTTTATGACGAAAATAATAAAAAATATCTAGACGGTTCTTCTGGTGCAGTAACGGCAAGTATCGGACACGGTGTTGAAGAAATTATTAATGCCATGCATGAGCAAGCAAAAAAAGTTTCTTTTGTGTATCGTTCACAATTTACAAGCGAACCTGCTGAAGCATTAGCTAAAAAACTAAGTGAGATCATGCCTGGTGATTTGAATTGGTCCTTTTTTGTCAGTAGTGGATCAGAGGCAACGGAAACTGCTATGAAAATAGCGATTCAATATTGGCAAGAGCAAGGCGTTTATACAAAAAACAAAATAATTTCACGTTGGATGAGTTACCATGGAATAACGATGGGGGCATTATCAATGTCCGGTCATGTCGGTAGAAGAGAGCGATTTGTCTCGTTACTCGAAGATTTCCCATCCGTTTCGGCCCCGTATTGTTATCGTTGTCCGTTCAAGCTGGACTATCCTAGTTGCGATCTTCTTTGTGCAAGTGAATTAGAAAGAGTGATTCAACGAACTGGTGAAGATAAAATAGCTGCATTTATTGCAGAACCTATCGTCGGAGCAGCTGCAGCGGCCGTCGTGCCACCTGCAGGATATTATGAAAAAATAAAAGAAATATGTGATCGCTATAACATTTTATTTATTGCTGATGAAGTTATGACAGGTGTTGGCCGTACTGGGGAAATGTTAGCTATCGAACATTGGAAAGTGCAGCCTGATATTGTTGCTCTTGGCAAGGGAATGAGTGCAGGGTATACACCTATCGCGGCAACATTAGTTAGTGATCGTGTAATGGAACCAATCTTAAAAGGTTCAAAATCAATCATGAGCGGTCATACTTATAGTGCCAATCCACAGTCAGCTGCAGTAGCACTTGCTGTATTAGATTTTATTGAAAAACATCGGCTAGATGAGTTGGCGGTTGAAACAGGGGGATATTTAAAAGGGAAATTAGAAGAACTTGCTAAAAAGAGTTCAATAATTGGAGACGTTCGTGGTAAAGGGCTTTTACTAGGAATTGAATTTGTCGCAAATAAAATTGAAAAACGTTCATTTAATAGAGCTCTCAACATTTCGGCGCTGGTGATTAGAAAATCGATGAGTAAAGGCTTGCTCATTTACCCAGCAAATGCGGGCGAAGAAGGCGTGACTGGTGATGCGATTATTATTTCGCCACCACTTGTTATTACAAAAATAGAGGTTGATGAACTCGTAGCTATATTTCATGCAGTAGTACAGGAAATAGAAGCAGAATTAGGTTTACTAAATAATGGGTCATTAGCGTGA
- a CDS encoding PucR family transcriptional regulator ligand-binding domain-containing protein, with the protein MRKRVFLSILVTNHIIYGDVWGYFLDEEMDKLAITIQEALALPIMKETRLIAGQNGLANLIKWVTIVEILEDINRLQDGEFLITTGFGLRDSDEKKAKFAQLLGQGKLSGVAIYTGFYLPEIPASLIDVANEHNLPLIEIPADINFSMITRAILEQIINSQMQLLEDSLSIHKELTSLVLKNKGTKEIATTLANLTSAAIIVYNDIQTIDNIVENNIDLYILDKMNIKIDGAEFSLKEKLDSSAKLRTHTHFHVLNYHVSVYPIIASNQLFGSIVAIKRSDMWREMDDIAIEHAGTVYAIEGLRKVAIEETKIRLQGDFLEEIIHDHITNKAYTLEQGKKLGYDLSNSQSFFYVLIKKHKTEPSEVRSLETRLFQTVNQVLKNKNQPYICRSKLDSLMLLVNIVGETDLEKKQNCYWLAKEINKQWLYFFPDYPLIIGIGRCYDDMTMLSQSAKEAQLAVSLSGLLINPDTIVHYNELGTYHLLINMKEAGIDLEKLYIDSLEPLLKHARKGTDLLETLDVYLYNNQNIQTTAGDLFIHRHTLNYRLKQIETKTGLQLKSADDRMQIQLAIMAYKLLNHTGEIN; encoded by the coding sequence ATGAGGAAACGTGTATTTTTATCCATACTGGTGACTAATCATATAATTTATGGAGATGTTTGGGGTTACTTTTTAGATGAGGAGATGGACAAGTTGGCTATTACCATACAGGAAGCACTGGCGTTACCGATTATGAAAGAAACTAGGTTAATTGCAGGACAGAATGGATTAGCAAATTTAATTAAGTGGGTAACCATTGTTGAAATACTAGAAGACATTAATCGACTTCAAGACGGGGAATTTTTAATTACAACTGGCTTTGGATTGAGGGATAGCGATGAAAAAAAAGCTAAATTTGCACAGCTTCTTGGTCAAGGAAAACTTTCAGGTGTAGCCATTTATACAGGATTTTATTTACCTGAAATACCCGCTTCACTTATCGATGTTGCCAATGAACATAACTTGCCTCTCATTGAGATTCCGGCAGATATTAACTTTTCGATGATAACGAGAGCAATACTAGAGCAAATTATTAATAGCCAAATGCAATTACTAGAGGATTCTCTAAGTATTCATAAAGAATTAACAAGTTTAGTACTTAAAAACAAGGGGACAAAAGAGATTGCTACTACATTAGCAAACCTCACGTCCGCGGCAATTATTGTCTACAATGACATTCAAACGATTGATAATATCGTGGAAAATAATATCGACCTATATATACTAGACAAAATGAACATCAAAATTGATGGAGCTGAGTTCAGCTTAAAAGAAAAGCTTGATAGTAGTGCCAAATTGAGAACACATACACATTTTCACGTCCTAAATTACCATGTATCAGTTTATCCGATTATCGCTAGTAACCAGTTATTTGGATCAATCGTTGCAATTAAGCGAAGTGACATGTGGCGTGAAATGGACGATATAGCCATCGAACATGCAGGAACTGTATACGCGATTGAAGGGTTAAGAAAAGTAGCTATTGAAGAAACTAAAATTCGCCTACAAGGAGACTTTTTAGAAGAGATTATTCATGACCATATTACAAATAAAGCCTATACTCTTGAACAAGGAAAGAAACTTGGCTATGACCTTTCTAATAGCCAATCATTCTTTTACGTATTGATTAAAAAACATAAAACAGAACCTAGTGAAGTACGCTCATTAGAAACAAGACTATTTCAAACGGTGAATCAAGTGCTAAAGAATAAAAATCAGCCCTACATTTGTCGCTCAAAGCTAGATTCGTTAATGCTATTAGTTAATATAGTTGGGGAAACTGATCTAGAAAAAAAGCAAAACTGTTATTGGCTCGCAAAAGAAATCAATAAACAATGGCTTTATTTCTTTCCCGACTATCCTTTAATTATCGGGATTGGCAGATGCTATGACGATATGACTATGCTTTCTCAAAGTGCAAAAGAAGCTCAACTAGCTGTTTCATTATCAGGGTTACTGATTAATCCTGATACAATCGTTCATTATAACGAGCTCGGGACTTACCATTTACTGATTAACATGAAAGAGGCTGGCATTGATTTAGAAAAGCTATACATTGATTCTTTAGAACCACTACTCAAACATGCTCGTAAAGGAACTGATTTGCTTGAAACGTTAGACGTTTATCTATACAATAACCAGAACATCCAGACAACAGCTGGAGATTTATTTATACATCGTCATACACTAAACTATCGTCTCAAACAAATCGAAACAAAAACTGGATTACAATTAAAGTCAGCCGATGACCGAATGCAAATTCAACTAGCAATTATGGCATATAAATTGCTTAATCACACAGGGGAAATAAACTAA
- a CDS encoding ornithine--oxo-acid transaminase: MNATNSIIETTDKYGANNYKPLPIVISKAKGVWVEDPEGNKYIDMLSAYSALNQGHCHPKIIQALKDQADRITLTSRAFHNDQLAHFYERVSKLTGKNMLLPMNTGAEAVETAVKAVRRWAYDVKGVPTDQAEIIVSEDNFHGRTMTAVSLSSNEEYKRGFGPMLPGIKIIPYGDLEALAAAITPNTAAFITEPIQGEAGIIIPPTGFLKAALELCKKENVLFVADEIQSGLARTGKMFASDWEAVVPDMYILGKALGGGVMPISVVAANSDILGVFEPGSHGSTFGGNPLACAVASAALDVIVEEKLADRSLELGTYFQEKLKEIDNPIIKEVRGRGLFIGVELSVPARSYCEQLKQVGLLCKETHENVIRFAPPLVISKEDLDWAIGRIKEVLSK; encoded by the coding sequence ATGAACGCAACAAATTCAATTATAGAAACAACCGATAAATATGGAGCTAATAACTATAAACCGCTACCAATTGTCATCTCAAAAGCAAAAGGAGTCTGGGTAGAAGATCCAGAGGGTAATAAATATATTGATATGTTAAGTGCTTATTCGGCATTAAATCAAGGGCACTGCCATCCGAAAATTATTCAAGCACTTAAAGACCAAGCAGATCGAATTACCTTAACATCAAGGGCCTTTCATAATGATCAGCTCGCGCACTTTTATGAGAGAGTCTCTAAATTAACTGGAAAAAATATGTTGCTGCCGATGAATACCGGTGCTGAAGCGGTTGAAACAGCAGTAAAAGCTGTTCGCCGTTGGGCTTATGATGTAAAAGGTGTGCCAACAGACCAAGCGGAGATTATTGTCAGTGAAGATAACTTTCATGGTCGAACAATGACGGCCGTTTCTCTTTCTTCAAATGAAGAATACAAACGAGGATTTGGTCCGATGCTTCCGGGTATCAAGATCATCCCTTATGGCGATTTAGAAGCATTAGCTGCGGCAATCACTCCAAATACAGCTGCATTTATAACCGAACCAATTCAAGGTGAAGCGGGGATTATCATTCCGCCAACCGGTTTCCTGAAAGCCGCCTTGGAGCTTTGTAAAAAAGAGAACGTCTTATTTGTAGCAGATGAAATCCAATCAGGTCTAGCAAGAACTGGGAAGATGTTTGCCAGCGATTGGGAAGCAGTTGTACCAGACATGTACATTCTTGGAAAAGCGCTTGGTGGCGGGGTGATGCCTATTTCGGTCGTGGCTGCCAATAGCGATATCCTTGGGGTGTTTGAACCGGGTTCACATGGATCTACTTTTGGAGGGAATCCTTTGGCCTGTGCGGTTGCATCAGCGGCACTAGATGTAATCGTCGAGGAGAAGCTTGCTGACCGTTCTCTTGAATTAGGAACTTATTTTCAAGAAAAACTCAAAGAAATAGATAACCCAATTATCAAAGAAGTACGTGGTAGAGGGTTGTTTATCGGTGTTGAGCTAAGTGTTCCGGCAAGAAGTTACTGCGAACAATTAAAGCAAGTTGGTTTGTTATGTAAGGAAACCCATGAAAATGTAATCCGCTTTGCCCCACCATTAGTTATTTCAAAAGAGGACTTAGATTGGGCAATCGGGAGAATTAAAGAAGTATTATCTAAATGA
- the pruA gene encoding L-glutamate gamma-semialdehyde dehydrogenase — protein sequence MIPYKHEPFTDFSVKKNRQEFEAALKLVESELGKDYSLIIGGERVATEQKIISENPANKKQIVGYVSKANQELAEKAMQVADSTFNTWKKWDPEVRADILFRAAAIVRRRKHEFSAYLVYEAGKPWKEADGDTAEAIDFLEYYGRQMIKLKKGYPILSRPNEKNKLSYIPLGVGVVISPWNFAFAIMAGMTTAALVAGNTVLLKPASTTPVVTYKFIEVLEEAGLPAGVVNFIPGSGAEVGDYLVDHPRTRFICFTGSRDVGIRIYERAAKVHPGQIWLKRVVAEMGGKDTIVVDNQADLDLAAEVIVQSAFGFSGQKCSACSRAVIHEEVYDKVLEKAVALTKELTVGDPVVNKFMGPVNDQNAFDKILSYIEIGKEEGRLITGGQGDSSTGYFIEPTIFADVDENARIMKEEVFGPVVAFCKAKDFDHALAIANNTEYGLTGAVITNNREHIEKAREEFHVGNLYFNRGCTGAIVGYHPFGGFNMSGTDSKAGGPDYLLLFTQAKTTGEQL from the coding sequence ATGATTCCATACAAACACGAACCTTTTACGGATTTTTCAGTAAAGAAAAACCGTCAAGAATTTGAGGCGGCTTTAAAATTAGTAGAATCTGAGCTCGGAAAAGACTATTCATTAATTATCGGTGGAGAGAGAGTTGCAACTGAACAGAAAATTATTTCTGAAAATCCAGCTAATAAAAAGCAAATTGTTGGGTACGTATCTAAAGCTAATCAAGAATTAGCAGAAAAAGCTATGCAAGTAGCGGATAGTACGTTCAATACATGGAAAAAGTGGGATCCAGAAGTGCGCGCTGATATCTTATTTAGAGCGGCGGCTATCGTACGTCGTCGAAAGCACGAATTTTCGGCATACTTAGTATACGAAGCAGGAAAGCCATGGAAAGAAGCTGATGGTGATACAGCAGAAGCAATTGACTTTTTAGAATATTATGGTCGTCAAATGATAAAATTGAAAAAGGGTTATCCAATCTTAAGTCGTCCTAATGAGAAAAATAAATTATCGTACATTCCATTAGGTGTAGGCGTTGTTATATCACCTTGGAACTTTGCTTTTGCGATTATGGCAGGTATGACAACAGCGGCTCTTGTTGCTGGAAACACAGTTTTATTAAAGCCTGCTAGTACAACACCCGTTGTTACTTATAAATTCATAGAAGTTCTTGAAGAAGCAGGCCTTCCAGCGGGTGTTGTTAACTTTATCCCTGGTAGCGGAGCTGAAGTAGGCGATTATCTTGTTGATCATCCGCGAACTCGGTTTATTTGCTTTACCGGTTCTCGTGATGTAGGAATTCGTATCTATGAACGTGCTGCAAAAGTTCACCCGGGTCAAATTTGGTTAAAGCGGGTAGTTGCTGAAATGGGTGGAAAAGATACAATTGTTGTTGATAATCAAGCTGATCTTGATTTAGCTGCTGAAGTAATTGTTCAATCTGCCTTTGGATTTTCCGGACAAAAATGCTCAGCATGTTCTAGAGCAGTTATCCATGAAGAGGTCTACGACAAAGTGCTTGAAAAAGCAGTAGCACTAACAAAAGAGCTAACAGTAGGAGACCCAGTAGTAAATAAATTTATGGGTCCTGTTAATGATCAAAATGCCTTCGATAAAATTCTTAGCTATATTGAAATCGGTAAAGAAGAAGGTCGCTTGATAACTGGTGGTCAAGGAGACAGCTCAACAGGTTATTTCATTGAACCAACAATATTCGCTGATGTTGATGAGAACGCGAGAATTATGAAGGAAGAGGTTTTTGGACCAGTAGTTGCCTTTTGTAAAGCAAAAGACTTCGATCATGCCTTAGCGATTGCAAACAACACTGAATATGGCTTAACAGGAGCAGTTATCACAAATAATCGCGAGCATATTGAAAAAGCACGTGAAGAGTTCCATGTAGGCAATCTATATTTTAACCGCGGATGTACGGGAGCGATTGTAGGCTATCATCCGTTTGGTGGGTTTAATATGTCAGGAACAGACTCAAAGGCTGGTGGACCTGACTACTTATTATTATTTACACAAGCAAAAACAACGGGTGAACAACTTTAA
- a CDS encoding MFS transporter, protein MWIANFLVAASATMILPFLSLYIGTFGDFSSSYIQKWSGFVFGITFLIAFLISPLWGRFGDKYGRKKILIITGFGIALSTFLMGYATSVTELFFLRMFMGIVTGFIPTSIALISAQTTKKHAGKVLATVQTGTVSGGLFGPLLGGSLVDAVGFQYTFILTSSVIFLATLIVAFGIKEFVITEEGSKIKNYSKKEVFQLVFKSKLILAMMLISFLIQTANFSIQPLLALYVGGLTTGTNIAFLAGLVFSITGLGNLVSTRSWGNLGDRIGYDKVLIICLVLAVFSFIPQAFVTNIWQLLFLRFLYGITIGGLIPCMTAYIRQLAPLSIQGEMLGYNQSFRFLGNVIGPVLGGVVAGYFGISFVFIFGAVLLILSIMILWYSLKADKITTAATEHRLVEKV, encoded by the coding sequence ATGTGGATAGCAAATTTTTTAGTTGCTGCTAGTGCAACGATGATTTTACCTTTCTTATCCTTATATATTGGAACTTTTGGTGATTTTTCTAGTTCATATATTCAAAAATGGTCCGGATTCGTGTTTGGAATTACCTTTTTAATCGCATTTTTGATCTCACCTTTATGGGGAAGATTTGGTGATAAATATGGTCGAAAAAAAATATTAATTATAACTGGATTCGGGATTGCCTTAAGTACCTTTTTAATGGGATACGCTACTTCTGTTACGGAGTTATTTTTCCTAAGAATGTTTATGGGAATTGTAACAGGTTTTATTCCAACCTCTATCGCGCTAATATCTGCTCAAACAACTAAAAAACATGCTGGAAAAGTGTTAGCGACTGTTCAAACAGGAACTGTTTCAGGTGGATTATTTGGCCCTTTATTAGGTGGGAGTTTAGTTGATGCAGTTGGCTTTCAGTATACTTTTATCTTAACTTCTTCAGTTATTTTCTTAGCAACATTAATTGTCGCCTTCGGAATTAAGGAATTTGTCATTACTGAGGAAGGTAGCAAAATTAAAAATTATAGTAAAAAAGAAGTTTTTCAACTTGTTTTTAAGAGTAAGCTTATCCTTGCAATGATGCTAATTTCATTTTTAATTCAAACGGCAAACTTTAGTATTCAACCATTACTTGCCCTGTATGTCGGTGGTTTAACAACAGGTACAAATATTGCCTTCCTAGCTGGTTTAGTTTTTTCAATTACTGGTTTAGGAAATTTGGTTTCCACTCGTAGTTGGGGAAATTTAGGTGACCGGATTGGTTATGATAAAGTGCTAATCATCTGTTTGGTTTTAGCTGTATTTTCCTTTATCCCACAAGCATTTGTAACTAATATATGGCAATTGCTATTTTTAAGATTTTTATATGGGATTACGATTGGCGGTCTAATTCCTTGTATGACTGCTTATATTAGGCAGTTAGCACCTCTTTCTATCCAAGGCGAAATGTTAGGTTACAATCAAAGTTTTCGATTTTTAGGAAATGTTATTGGTCCCGTATTAGGTGGTGTCGTAGCTGGTTATTTCGGCATTTCATTTGTCTTTATCTTTGGAGCTGTATTATTAATACTCAGTATCATGATTCTTTGGTATTCTTTAAAGGCCGATAAAATCACTACCGCCGCTACTGAGCATAGACTCGTTGAAAAAGTATAA
- a CDS encoding DUF302 domain-containing protein translates to MFDYTVETTTGIEETIEKLKMSLTEEEFGVLWEFDIQKKLQEKGLEFEEAYKVLEVCNPHEAKKVLDKNKMVGYFLPCKIVVYSDQGKTKIGLPKPTFFMKLINDEKLNEIGLDIEKRLISAIDKSI, encoded by the coding sequence ATGTTCGATTATACTGTTGAAACAACGACTGGCATCGAGGAAACAATTGAAAAATTAAAAATGAGTTTAACGGAAGAAGAGTTTGGAGTTTTATGGGAATTTGACATTCAAAAAAAACTGCAAGAAAAAGGGTTAGAATTTGAAGAAGCCTATAAAGTTTTAGAAGTGTGTAATCCACATGAAGCCAAAAAAGTGTTAGACAAAAACAAAATGGTTGGTTACTTCTTGCCTTGTAAAATTGTTGTTTATAGCGATCAAGGTAAAACTAAAATCGGTTTGCCGAAACCGACATTTTTTATGAAATTAATAAATGATGAAAAATTAAATGAGATCGGATTGGATATTGAAAAAAGGCTTATATCAGCTATAGATAAGAGTATCTAA
- the nfsA gene encoding oxygen-insensitive NADPH nitroreductase — MNKEHLSETIKIIQNHRSFRKFKQDDIPNEHVNELIKSGQSAASSSFVQAYSVIQIKDKAKKEKISVLAGNQKQVSECPLFLLFCADLKRLEYACKKEGIEMQYDTTETFIVSVVDTALMAQNVLTAAESLGYGGCYIGGIRNNPKQISELVNLPDKVFPLFGLTLGIPDEEVEVKPRLPLALILHEETYQEDHYGQLLDQYDETMKSYYQSRTTNNKNTGWTNTIAKMFSEKRRVHIKGFLESKGFNLK; from the coding sequence ATGAACAAAGAACATTTATCTGAAACGATAAAAATCATTCAGAACCATCGGTCTTTTCGAAAGTTCAAGCAAGATGATATTCCAAACGAACATGTAAATGAACTAATCAAATCGGGACAAAGTGCCGCATCATCAAGCTTTGTTCAAGCCTATTCAGTAATCCAAATTAAGGATAAAGCTAAAAAAGAAAAAATTAGTGTGTTAGCAGGTAACCAAAAACAGGTTAGTGAATGCCCACTATTTTTATTGTTTTGTGCTGACTTAAAAAGGCTAGAGTATGCTTGTAAAAAGGAAGGAATAGAGATGCAATATGATACAACTGAAACCTTTATTGTCAGCGTCGTTGATACTGCTCTTATGGCTCAAAATGTCTTAACTGCAGCAGAATCTTTAGGGTATGGTGGCTGTTATATTGGCGGTATTCGTAACAACCCCAAACAAATTAGCGAACTTGTTAACCTGCCAGATAAAGTTTTTCCGTTGTTCGGTCTCACGTTAGGTATTCCAGATGAAGAGGTGGAAGTTAAACCACGATTACCACTTGCACTGATTTTACATGAGGAAACATATCAAGAGGATCATTATGGTCAGTTATTAGATCAATATGATGAGACGATGAAGTCTTACTATCAGTCAAGGACTACTAATAATAAAAATACAGGTTGGACGAATACTATCGCCAAGATGTTTTCTGAAAAAAGAAGGGTTCATATAAAAGGATTTTTAGAGAGCAAAGGATTTAATTTGAAGTAG
- a CDS encoding DUF421 domain-containing protein, whose product MLETGKELLIIFGRIVTIIPLLLLITIYMGKRAIGELPIFDFLIIITLGAVVGADIADPSIKHFPTAVAIILIGIFQKIVANWKISNRKLGRLITFEPTVVVQNGKFLDDNLKNNRYSIDNILQMLREKDVFNINDVETAIIEANGSLSVLKKPNKIPLTPDDMNIVKTTSGLSFPIIIEGTIYTNVLRTFNLNELWLKQQLIEQGINDIKTVFFASINHDHHLHVSLKNDKSINIPPILH is encoded by the coding sequence ATGTTGGAAACTGGAAAAGAGCTATTAATTATTTTTGGACGAATAGTTACAATTATTCCATTATTACTGTTGATCACCATATATATGGGGAAGCGTGCCATTGGCGAATTACCAATATTTGATTTCTTAATTATTATTACACTTGGCGCTGTTGTTGGTGCTGATATTGCTGACCCAAGTATTAAACATTTTCCAACAGCTGTCGCAATCATTTTAATTGGAATCTTTCAAAAAATTGTCGCTAACTGGAAAATCTCCAATCGCAAACTCGGGAGATTAATTACCTTTGAACCAACTGTTGTTGTTCAAAACGGGAAATTTCTTGATGACAATCTTAAAAATAATCGATATTCTATTGATAACATTCTCCAAATGCTTCGCGAAAAAGATGTATTTAACATTAACGATGTTGAAACTGCTATTATCGAAGCGAACGGATCATTAAGCGTGTTAAAAAAACCAAATAAAATTCCGCTTACGCCTGATGATATGAATATCGTCAAAACAACTTCTGGACTTTCTTTTCCTATCATTATAGAAGGAACCATTTATACAAATGTTCTAAGGACCTTTAATCTTAATGAATTGTGGCTGAAGCAGCAGTTAATCGAGCAAGGAATTAATGATATAAAAACTGTCTTTTTTGCTTCTATCAATCATGATCATCACTTGCATGTCTCTTTAAAAAATGATAAAAGTATCAACATTCCACCAATACTTCACTAG
- a CDS encoding ROK family glucokinase has translation MDEKWLSGVDIGGTTIKLAFISEDGELITKWEIETDKSEKGQRIPTDIANSIHEKLADLNQPKTKLIGIGIGAPGPINFYDGSVEVAVNLGWSNFPLKDLLERETALPVAVDNDANLAALGEMWKGAGKGANDLIFVTLGTGVGGGIISNGKIVHGINGAGGEIGHTTSVINDGAHCNCGKEGCLETIASATGIVRLAIEQVCSTKINSKLRDFYNEHKTLTAKLVLDCAKENDEIAKNVIDQVTLYLGLALANLANGLNPEKIVIGGGVSKAGDTLIIPLKNQFARFSFPKVLEGVEITIASLGNDAGVIGGAWIAKTRLKNN, from the coding sequence TTGGACGAAAAATGGTTGAGTGGCGTTGATATTGGTGGTACTACTATTAAACTGGCATTTATTAGTGAAGACGGTGAGTTGATCACTAAATGGGAAATTGAAACGGATAAAAGTGAAAAAGGACAGCGAATACCAACGGATATTGCCAACTCCATTCACGAAAAATTAGCGGATTTAAATCAACCGAAAACCAAGCTGATCGGAATCGGCATTGGTGCTCCGGGCCCTATTAATTTTTATGATGGCTCCGTTGAAGTTGCTGTAAATTTAGGATGGAGTAATTTCCCTTTAAAAGATCTACTTGAGCGGGAAACCGCTTTACCTGTCGCGGTTGACAATGATGCTAATTTAGCAGCACTAGGTGAAATGTGGAAAGGTGCTGGAAAAGGAGCTAATGATTTAATTTTCGTCACATTAGGAACAGGTGTAGGAGGCGGCATTATCTCTAATGGTAAAATAGTCCACGGCATAAATGGTGCTGGGGGTGAAATTGGCCATACCACATCAGTTATTAATGACGGAGCACATTGTAATTGCGGTAAAGAAGGTTGTCTTGAAACGATTGCATCAGCAACAGGCATTGTTCGTTTGGCAATAGAACAGGTATGTTCAACGAAGATCAATAGTAAGCTCAGAGATTTTTACAATGAGCACAAAACGCTAACAGCAAAACTAGTTCTCGACTGTGCAAAGGAAAATGACGAGATTGCTAAGAATGTCATTGACCAAGTTACTTTGTATCTGGGGTTAGCTTTAGCAAATTTAGCAAATGGCTTAAATCCAGAGAAAATTGTAATTGGTGGAGGAGTTTCAAAAGCGGGAGATACTTTAATAATACCGCTTAAAAATCAATTTGCACGTTTTTCATTCCCTAAAGTTTTAGAAGGAGTAGAAATCACGATTGCATCATTAGGAAACGATGCAGGTGTAATTGGCGGCGCATGGATAGCCAAAACGAGATTGAAAAACAATTAA